A genomic region of Bacteroidota bacterium contains the following coding sequences:
- a CDS encoding ATP-binding protein has product MKTAYIRGKYLDKVKPFIGKSIIKVLTGQRRVGKTTILIQIIDFIKQEDKNAHVIYINKEHNDFKFIKEAEDLFQYVKSKLSKNKTNYVFIDEIQEINEFEIALRQMLVEGIDLYCTGSNAKMLSGDLATHLSGRFIEFHISSLSFNEFLQIHKLENNNDALNKYIRYGGMPYLIHLPFDDEIVYGYLKSIYNTIILKDIVARYSIRDIDFLERLVEYLSDNLGSYVSSKRISDFLKAQRVSLSVNTVMNYLKFLANSFFINKVQRLDIIGKKRFEINDKYFFSDLGLKHAIIPYTGNQIGNIFENLVYNQLIYEDYKVYIGKHQEREIDFVAQKGNETKYIQVAYLLPDEKVREREFGNLLRIEDNYEKIVVSADEFAEDYKGIKHMHISKFLTSSHKRI; this is encoded by the coding sequence ATGAAGACTGCGTATATTAGGGGAAAGTACTTGGATAAGGTGAAGCCATTTATCGGCAAAAGCATAATTAAAGTCCTGACAGGACAAAGACGTGTTGGGAAAACAACTATTCTCATTCAAATTATTGACTTTATTAAACAAGAAGATAAAAATGCCCATGTTATTTATATCAACAAGGAGCATAATGATTTTAAGTTCATAAAAGAAGCAGAAGATTTATTTCAGTATGTAAAATCTAAATTATCCAAAAACAAAACAAACTATGTATTTATTGATGAAATACAGGAAATAAATGAATTTGAAATTGCATTAAGGCAAATGCTTGTAGAAGGGATTGATTTATATTGTACCGGAAGCAATGCTAAAATGTTATCCGGGGATTTGGCCACACATCTTTCAGGACGCTTTATAGAGTTTCATATCAGCAGCCTTTCCTTCAATGAATTTTTGCAGATTCATAAATTGGAAAATAACAATGATGCCTTAAATAAATATATTCGGTATGGAGGAATGCCTTATTTAATTCATCTGCCTTTTGATGATGAAATCGTATATGGTTATCTGAAAAGCATATACAATACAATTATTTTAAAAGATATTGTAGCAAGATACAGTATCAGGGATATTGACTTTTTGGAGCGGTTGGTTGAATATTTATCTGATAACCTCGGGAGTTATGTGTCATCAAAAAGAATCAGCGATTTTTTAAAAGCACAAAGAGTTAGTTTATCAGTTAATACTGTTATGAATTACCTTAAATTTCTTGCCAACTCATTTTTTATTAATAAAGTGCAACGCCTCGATATCATTGGTAAAAAAAGATTTGAGATAAATGACAAATACTTTTTCTCCGATTTAGGATTGAAACATGCCATTATTCCATATACTGGCAATCAAATAGGAAATATTTTCGAGAATTTGGTGTATAATCAGTTAATCTATGAGGACTATAAAGTTTATATAGGAAAACACCAGGAAAGAGAAATTGATTTTGTTGCTCAAAAAGGAAATGAAACCAAATATATACAGGTTGCCTATCTGCTGCCTGACGAAAAAGTTAGAGAAAGAGAATTTGGGAATCTTCTAAGAATAGAAGATAATTATGAGAAGATTGTTGTATCAGCTGATGAGTTTGCAGAGGATTATAAAGGAATAAAGCATATGCACATCAGTAAGTTTCTAACATCCTCCCATAAAAGAATTTAG
- a CDS encoding ATP-binding protein — translation MKIERNIAHSLLAMITKYQVIALTGPRQSGKTTLLKDLFSEYDYVSLENPDNRAFADSDPNGFLLRYASKVIIDEAQRVPHIFSYIQTKVDESNEMGQYILSGSQNFHLMQEITQSLAGRVAIFKLFPFDLLEMKDGGILNKDYLANLITGFYPAIFDRKIKPRTYYSNYIQTYIQRDVSQIIGIRDQNSFKKFLGIVAIRAGQLLNLNDIAREIGITQPTAKSWLSALESSYIVFSLQPYHENFSKRVVKTPKLYFYDTGLLCFLLKIKQTEDLYTHPIKGNLFENLIIAEYFKRMYHLDEINDLWFWRDSHGNEVDLLYFKENDLYITEIKANQTIMPRHFKGLSYFEKHAKSYKLIKQLVYAGNDNHERNLGKVVSWKDLIY, via the coding sequence ATGAAAATTGAACGGAACATTGCCCACTCTTTATTAGCAATGATAACAAAATACCAGGTAATTGCATTAACCGGCCCCAGACAATCGGGAAAAACAACATTATTAAAAGATCTCTTTAGTGAATATGATTATGTAAGTCTTGAAAATCCGGACAACAGGGCATTTGCTGACAGTGATCCCAACGGATTTTTATTAAGGTATGCTTCAAAAGTTATTATCGATGAAGCTCAAAGGGTACCCCATATATTTTCATATATTCAAACAAAGGTGGATGAGTCAAATGAAATGGGACAGTATATTCTATCAGGTTCGCAGAATTTCCATTTAATGCAGGAGATTACCCAGAGTCTTGCAGGAAGAGTAGCAATATTCAAATTATTTCCTTTTGACCTATTGGAAATGAAGGATGGGGGAATATTAAACAAAGATTATTTAGCGAACCTAATTACCGGATTTTATCCAGCAATATTTGACAGAAAGATAAAACCTCGAACATATTATTCAAATTATATTCAGACTTATATTCAAAGAGATGTAAGTCAAATAATTGGTATAAGAGATCAGAATTCTTTTAAAAAATTCCTTGGAATCGTAGCAATTCGTGCTGGACAGCTATTGAATTTAAATGATATTGCAAGGGAGATTGGAATTACTCAACCAACAGCAAAATCTTGGTTATCAGCACTTGAAAGTAGTTATATTGTTTTTAGTCTTCAACCCTATCATGAAAACTTCAGTAAAAGAGTTGTAAAAACTCCCAAACTATATTTTTATGATACAGGTTTGCTATGTTTCCTTTTAAAGATCAAACAGACTGAAGATCTTTATACACATCCCATTAAAGGAAATCTGTTTGAGAATTTAATTATTGCTGAATATTTTAAAAGGATGTATCATCTTGATGAAATAAACGATTTATGGTTTTGGAGAGACTCACATGGCAACGAAGTTGATCTTCTGTATTTCAAAGAAAACGATCTTTACATTACTGAAATAAAAGCCAATCAGACAATTATGCCACGGCATTTTAAAGGACTTTCCTATTTTGAGAAACACGCAAAAAGCTACAAATTAATTAAGCAACTGGTTTATGCTGGCAATGATAATCATGAAAGGAATTTGGGTAAAGTTGTCTCATGGAAAGACTTAATCTATTAA
- a CDS encoding ATP-binding protein, producing the protein MIREISKDQVLDRIRYENPWWIEGVIEADYNEMPRRLYFELFKPLVKEREIRRAVVLMGPRRVGKTVMLYHMVQELIENGANPKKIIFITIENPIYNNISLEQLFIYSKEATGLTDKSDWHIIFDEIQYCRDWEVHLKSLVDSYRKDKFIVSGSAAAALKFASNESGAGRFTDFLLPPLTFNEYISLKGLDRLIKPIQLNWTDKQTEFYSTSHLDELNRHFLDYINFGGYPEVILSERIQANPGRYIRQDIVDKVILRDLPSLYGISDTRELYSLFTTIAYNSGSEFSLETLSKQSQVPKNTLKKYIEYLEAAFLIKQVKRIDQSGKRFKRDNFFKIYLTNPSLRSALFTPITATDEMIGNMVETAIFAQWMHRDWFTPYYARWSNGEVDMVGRSDNTLKPIWALEIKWSDRYFEKPKELKSLIKFCQENSIKTPIVTSISKEGEVEFADIHFQFLPSSAYAYTVGKNTLDMKINK; encoded by the coding sequence ATGATACGAGAAATTTCCAAAGATCAGGTATTAGACCGAATTCGCTATGAGAATCCATGGTGGATAGAAGGCGTAATTGAAGCTGATTACAATGAGATGCCACGAAGATTATACTTTGAACTATTTAAGCCATTGGTCAAAGAAAGAGAAATTAGAAGAGCAGTGGTATTGATGGGGCCAAGAAGAGTTGGAAAGACAGTTATGCTCTATCATATGGTTCAGGAATTGATCGAAAATGGAGCAAATCCAAAAAAAATAATATTTATAACCATAGAAAATCCCATTTATAACAATATATCTCTTGAACAACTTTTTATTTATTCAAAAGAAGCTACTGGTCTGACTGATAAATCTGATTGGCACATAATATTTGATGAAATACAATACTGCAGAGATTGGGAGGTACATTTAAAATCACTGGTAGATAGCTATAGAAAAGATAAGTTTATCGTATCTGGTTCCGCAGCAGCTGCCTTAAAGTTTGCAAGTAATGAAAGTGGGGCAGGTCGATTTACAGATTTCTTACTTCCTCCCCTTACCTTTAATGAATACATATCTTTAAAAGGTTTGGACAGACTCATTAAGCCTATACAGCTAAATTGGACTGATAAACAGACAGAATTTTATTCGACAAGTCATTTAGATGAGCTTAACAGGCATTTTTTGGATTACATCAACTTTGGAGGCTACCCTGAAGTTATACTTTCTGAGAGAATTCAAGCGAACCCAGGGCGATATATTAGGCAAGATATTGTAGACAAAGTTATACTTAGAGATTTACCTAGTCTCTATGGTATAAGCGACACAAGAGAGTTATATTCTTTGTTCACAACAATTGCATACAATAGTGGAAGTGAATTTTCGCTTGAGACCTTGAGTAAACAATCACAAGTACCTAAAAACACTTTAAAAAAGTATATCGAATATTTAGAAGCAGCATTCCTAATAAAGCAAGTAAAACGAATTGATCAAAGTGGGAAAAGATTCAAACGAGATAATTTTTTCAAAATTTACTTAACGAATCCTTCATTAAGAAGCGCATTATTTACACCTATAACTGCTACGGATGAAATGATAGGAAATATGGTTGAAACAGCAATATTTGCTCAATGGATGCATAGGGATTGGTTTACACCCTATTACGCCAGATGGAGCAATGGCGAAGTGGATATGGTTGGACGAAGCGATAATACGTTGAAGCCTATTTGGGCTCTGGAGATCAAATGGTCTGATCGATATTTTGAAAAACCAAAAGAATTAAAAAGTTTAATCAAATTTTGTCAAGAAAATAGTATTAAAACACCAATTGTTACGTCAATAAGTAAAGAAGGGGAAGTTGAATTTGCAGACATTCATTTCCAATTTTTACCTTCATCAGCTTATGCATACACAGTCGGGAAAAATACGCTTGACATGAAAATAAATAAATAA